The following are from one region of the Sphingomonas sp. J315 genome:
- a CDS encoding MAPEG family protein: MHSAIFGPVIALIGWTLIMWLWMYATRIPAMKRARIDVANLTGGTGADLRAKIETKAQWPADNYNHLLEQPVLFYAVAIVLALMDQGDNLNATIAWAYVALRIAHSLVQVTTNRVIVRFSLFSLATIALLMLTVHAAMAFWGVSFH, encoded by the coding sequence ATGCACAGCGCCATTTTCGGCCCGGTCATCGCACTGATCGGCTGGACCCTCATCATGTGGCTCTGGATGTACGCGACCCGCATCCCGGCGATGAAGCGTGCCAGGATCGACGTCGCGAACCTCACCGGCGGCACCGGCGCGGACCTGCGCGCAAAGATCGAAACCAAGGCGCAATGGCCCGCCGACAATTACAACCATCTGCTCGAACAGCCGGTGCTGTTCTACGCGGTCGCGATCGTCCTCGCGTTGATGGATCAGGGCGACAACCTCAACGCGACGATCGCCTGGGCCTATGTCGCCCTGCGCATCGCCCATAGTCTCGTTCAGGTGACGACGAACCGCGTCATTGTGCGCTTCTCGCTATTCTCGCTGGCCACGATCGCGCTGCTGATGCTGACGGTCCACGCGGCGATGGCGTTTTGGGGCGTGAGTTTCCACTAA
- a CDS encoding alpha/beta hydrolase — MFRPQRPDGRAVLVMPGGGYVFVSLINEGVNVARVLNPLGITVFVLAYRLPGEGWFNRTDVPLQDAQRAMRLIRANAAHYRIDPAKLGILGFSAGGHLGGTVTVGHADPVYKPRDTADSLSARPAFSGLIYPVTQFASAGPNSRSGPNLFGGPPPAGAASARFDVLTRASPAMPPLFLCHAVDDGTVAVGQSIALLEAARRHKVPVEAHLLERGGHGFGALSLPPTNPGHKWLDWFAVWTAMHTK; from the coding sequence GTGTTCCGCCCGCAGCGGCCTGACGGGCGCGCGGTGCTGGTGATGCCTGGAGGTGGGTATGTATTCGTCAGCCTGATCAACGAAGGCGTGAACGTCGCGCGCGTGCTGAATCCGCTCGGCATCACCGTCTTCGTGCTGGCCTATCGCCTGCCTGGAGAAGGCTGGTTCAACCGTACCGACGTACCGCTGCAGGATGCTCAGCGCGCGATGCGCCTGATCCGCGCCAATGCCGCCCATTACCGCATCGATCCGGCAAAGCTCGGAATTCTCGGCTTTTCCGCGGGCGGTCATCTCGGCGGCACGGTGACCGTCGGCCATGCCGACCCGGTGTACAAGCCGCGCGACACCGCCGACAGCCTGTCCGCGCGCCCGGCCTTTTCCGGCCTGATCTACCCCGTCACCCAGTTTGCCAGCGCCGGCCCCAACAGCCGCTCCGGCCCGAACCTGTTCGGCGGCCCGCCGCCCGCCGGTGCCGCCTCCGCCCGCTTCGACGTCCTCACCCGCGCCAGTCCCGCGATGCCGCCACTGTTCCTGTGCCACGCGGTCGACGACGGCACCGTCGCGGTCGGCCAGAGCATCGCGCTGCTCGAAGCCGCCCGCCGCCACAAGGTGCCGGTCGAGGCGCATCTGCTGGAACGCGGTGGCCACGGCTTCGGCGCGTTGTCGCTGCCGCCGACCAACCCCGGCCACAAATGGCTCGACTGGTTCGCGGTGTGGACGGCAATGCACACCAAGTAA
- a CDS encoding saccharopine dehydrogenase family protein: MKDVLVIGAGGVSSVAVHKMAKNPELFGKITLASRRQFKCDAIAESVKERFGVTIDTAQVDADDVAATSALIEKVKPNLLVNLALPYQDLNLMDACLNTGTDYLDTANYEPRDEARFHYGWQWDYQDRFKNAGLMALLGSGFDPGVTSVFAMYIKKHLLDTIRTLDILDCNGGDHGQHFATNFNPEINIREITAPARHWENGQWVETPALSTRQVFEFDQVGAKNMYLMYHEELESLAKFIPEMERARFWMTFGEQYLTHLRVLQNVGLTSIEPIMYEGREIVPLQFLKAVLPEPSTLGTTTKGKTNIGDIATGMKDGVEKTFYVYNVCDHEDAFEETGNQAVSYTTGVPAMIGAALMLNGVWRGEGVFNMEQFDPDPFMDMLNKHGLPWQVKELAEPLKF, translated from the coding sequence GTGAAGGACGTTCTCGTAATCGGCGCAGGCGGCGTTTCGTCGGTCGCGGTGCACAAGATGGCGAAGAATCCCGAGCTGTTCGGCAAGATCACGCTCGCCAGCCGCCGTCAGTTCAAGTGCGACGCGATCGCCGAATCGGTCAAGGAGCGTTTCGGCGTGACGATCGACACCGCGCAGGTCGATGCCGATGACGTCGCCGCGACCAGCGCGCTGATCGAGAAGGTGAAGCCGAACCTGCTGGTCAACCTGGCGCTGCCCTATCAGGACCTGAACCTGATGGACGCGTGCCTCAACACCGGCACCGACTATCTCGACACCGCGAACTATGAGCCGCGCGACGAGGCGCGGTTCCACTATGGCTGGCAGTGGGATTATCAGGATCGCTTCAAGAATGCGGGGCTGATGGCGCTGCTCGGTTCGGGCTTCGATCCGGGCGTGACTAGCGTGTTCGCGATGTACATAAAGAAGCACCTGCTCGACACGATCCGCACGCTCGACATTCTCGACTGCAATGGCGGCGATCACGGCCAGCATTTCGCGACCAACTTCAATCCCGAGATCAACATCCGCGAGATCACCGCGCCCGCGCGGCACTGGGAGAATGGCCAGTGGGTCGAGACCCCGGCGCTTTCGACCCGGCAGGTGTTCGAGTTCGATCAGGTCGGCGCGAAGAACATGTACCTCATGTACCATGAGGAGCTGGAGAGCCTGGCCAAGTTCATCCCGGAGATGGAGCGTGCGCGCTTCTGGATGACGTTCGGCGAACAGTATCTGACGCATCTGCGCGTGCTGCAGAATGTCGGCCTGACCTCGATCGAGCCGATCATGTACGAAGGCCGCGAGATCGTGCCGCTGCAGTTCCTGAAGGCGGTGCTGCCCGAGCCCTCGACGCTGGGCACCACGACCAAGGGCAAGACCAATATCGGCGACATCGCGACGGGCATGAAGGACGGGGTGGAAAAGACCTTCTACGTCTATAATGTCTGCGATCACGAGGATGCGTTCGAGGAGACGGGCAACCAGGCGGTGAGCTATACCACCGGCGTTCCGGCCATGATCGGCGCGGCGTTGATGCTGAACGGCGTTTGGCGCGGCGAGGGCGTGTTCAACATGGAGCAGTTCGATCCCGATCCCTTCATGGACATGCTGAACAAGCATGGCCTGCCGTGGCAGGTGAAGGAACTGGCCGAGCCGCTCAAATTCTGA